A part of Syngnathoides biaculeatus isolate LvHL_M chromosome 21, ASM1980259v1, whole genome shotgun sequence genomic DNA contains:
- the shbg gene encoding sex hormone-binding globulin, which translates to MSPTAAPPDRFLLFGIQKQISGSAAVYLGQHRDVWRPAIHLAVNLTKIRERVVWFFCSIKSSFQLRTYDPEGTIFYGDTKNGRDWFILSLKDGVPLMQISRGGVLVNVAGGPKLNDGRWHTLELSNRGHFVILEVDGSRGLVVGLQSDTIEEVLSGSLRLALGGILIPKEMLFVQFEPQMDACVREGSWLNLSIPWETDADELRPCYQNIRPGSFFPGNGLATFNASVFLTEQERGMTIELWGDFAKMDGTVLSIRPPGRALTFALVTDNNTKEVALVFDGHKLSLKENFKRLQMTFGTDSLEVRHGGHESKVPWDFLSPLKKSGLLSTLRETHVAIGGLLGEDDAGSRFLRGCLEKVQIQGKDVDLDQAAKHESISSHSCPV; encoded by the exons ATGTCCCCCACCGCCGCCCCTCCTGATCGTTTTCTACTTTTTGGTATCCAGAAACAAATATCAGGCAGCGCCGCTGTATACCTGGGTCAGCACCGAGACGTGTGGAGGCCGGCGATCCACCTCGCGGTCAACCTCACCAAGATAAGAGA ACGAGTGGTGTGGTTCTTCTGCAGCATCAAGTCGTCCTTTCAGCTCCGGACGTACGACCCGGAGGGGACCATCTTCTACGGGGACACCAAAAACGGCAGGGACTGGTTCATCTTGTCCCTGAAGGACGGCGTGCCGCTCATGCAGATCAGCCGCGGCGGGGTCCTCGTCAACGTGGCGGGCGGCCCCAAGCTCAACGACGGTCGCTGGCACACG CTGGAGCTGAGCAACCGTGGCCATTTTGTTATTCTCGAGGTGGACGGCTCCCGAGGGCTGGTGGTGGGCCTGCAGTCTGATACCATAGAGGAGGTTCTTTCAGGGTCCCTCAGACTGGCACTGGGCGGGATCCTGATTCCGAAGGAGATGCTGTTTGTTCAG TTTGAGCCGCAGATGGACGCCTGCGTGCGGGAAGGCAGCTGGCTGAACCTCAGCATCCCCTGGGAGACGGACGCCGACGAGCTCCGGCCGTGCTATCAAAACATCCGACCCGGCAGCTTCTTCCCCGGGAACGGCTTGGCCACTTTCAACGCTTCGG TTTTTCTGACGGAGCAGGAGCGCGGCATGACGATCGAATTGTGGGGCGATTTCGCGAAAATGGACGGGACCGTTTTAAGCATAAGGCCGCCCGGCCGGGCGCTCACATTCGCTTTAGTCACCGATAACAACACTAAG GAAGTCGCACTGGTTTTTGACGGCCATAAACTGAGTCTGAAAGAGAACTTCAAGAGGCTGCAGATGACTTTTGGGACCGACTCGCTGGAAGTGCGACACGGCGGGCACGAATCAAAGGTCCCGTGGGATTTCCTCAGCCCGCTTAAGAAATCTGGGCTTTTGAGCACATTGAGAGAAACCCACGTGGCCATCGGCGGTCTCCTCG GGGAAGATGACGCGGGCTCCCGCTTCTTGAGAGGCTGCCTGGAGAAGGTCCAAATCCAAGGGAAGGATGTGGACCTGGATCAGGCAGCAAAACACGAGTCCATCTCCTCTCACAGCTGCCCCGTGTGA